The genomic region attcagggatgcCCCTCAGGGCACACCACTGGGCCTAGTGGCAGGCCACGTGTGGTTCATGCATCTACCGTCCCACCCCAGCCTGCTCCCTGTAGGCTCTATTTGAATCTGGAAGGGCCCAACATCATCAGCCTGGGCAGCAGGGTCCCCCAGCCCACTCTCCAGGCCACCAGGAGCCATGATGGATGACACAGACCCCTTTTGTTCTCGTGGCAGAGCCAAATTTCTGTGCTACAGAACCGCATCGAACAGCTGGAGCAGCTGCTGGAGGAGAACCACGAGATCATCAGCCATATCAAAGACTCGGTGTTGGAGCTGACGGCCCACGCTGAGGGCTCGCCCGCACTGCTGCCCTACCACACGGCCAATGGCTCCTGGGTGGTGCCACCTGAGCCACGGCCCAGCTTCCTCTCCGTCTCCCCGCAAGACTGCCAGTTCGCACTGGGGGGCCAGGGCCAGAAGCCAGAGCTGCAGGTGAGAGCCCAGCTGGGGAGGGCAACAGTACAGCGGGGAGGACACTGGCCTTGCACggagccaacctgggctcaatcctgacatcccaaagggtcccctgagccaggagtgattcctgagcgcagaagcagaagtaacccccgagcacctctgggtgtggtcccaaaactgaaAATCTTAAATGATAAAAAGAGTCCAGCTGGTCAGGATCCCTGCTCCACACCTCATGAGGAACTTGTgtcccctgcctgcctgcctgtcgcTGCAGATGCTGACGGTGTCCGAGGAGCTGCCTTTTGACAACGTGGATGGTGGCGTGTGGAAGCAGGGCTTTGACATCTCCTACAGCCCGCACGACTGGGACGCGGAGGACCTGCAGGTGTTTGTGGTTCCCCATTCGCACAACGACCCAGGTGAGCCCAACCtggccagctgtgctcagggctgccgCCACCTCTGTGCTTAAAGGCTAGGtagagctggggatcaaaacgGGGTTGGCTGTCAGGCAAGCGTCTTAAGCCCTGAGTCATCCAGCCCCATTTAGTGGGTTTAGTTTTGAGGGTGTGGGGAGTTACTCAATAGTGTTCAGAgctcactccaggctctgtgctcaggattcactctgtGCTTGGGGCCCACTTCCAGCTCTGCTTAGTAAACCACATCcagtggcaggaatcaaaccggggtcagtAGTGTTGAAAGCAGCATCCTGCCCCATTGTACTGTTTCTTTGCCCCCccatgccccccctttttttgggggggtcacacccagcagtgctcaggagttactcctgactctgtgctcagaaatcgcccctggcaggcacaggggaccatatgggatgccaggatttgaaccgccatccttctgcatgaaaggcaaatgccttgcctccatgctatctctccggcccccccccccccatgcccttTCTGATGGGATGGTAAATGAGCATGGAGGGGACATGATGGGGTGGGGGTTGCGTGGATGGGACAGGCCGTCCCACAGGCTGCTGTGGGCCCTGCAGGCTGGGTCAAGACCTTCGACAAGTACTACGCGGAGCATACGCAGCACATTCTCAACAGCATGGTGACCAAGCTGCAGGAGGACCCCCGGCGCCGCTTCCTCTGGGCCGAGGTTTCCTTCTTCGCCAAGTGGTGGGACAATATCAGCACCCAGAAGAGGAACGCCGTGCGCAGGTcagtgcatgcagaaggagtggGGCCCCAGCAGAGATCAGAGCTGCAGCAAGGGGCCCTAGAACGAGAGGACCCAGCCAATAGTGTTAGGAGAGGCCAAAGCGGCGCAAGTGGAGAGGAAGCGTGAGGCACATTCCCAGGAGCCTGGACAGAGGCTGGGGTCTGTCCTTTTTTCGCAGGCCTGGGCTTAGCCCGGGGCATTATCATCCCCTGCCTGCCGGGCAGGACTTGCCTCCATTCACTGAGTCTTCACTGCAGGCTGGTCGGGAACGGGCAGCTGGAAATGGCAACGGGCGGCTGGGTGATGCCTGACGAGGCCAACTCGCACTATTTCGCGCTCATTGACCAGCTCCTCGAGGGTCACCAGTGGCTGGAGCGGAACCTTGGTGGGTGCTTGGTGGGCacggggtggggagtggggggtcCTTCACCCTCTGGGCCTGGCAAACTGGCCCAGCGGGAGCAGGGCCCAGGGAGTGGCCCTCAAGGCTGGTGGTTTTCACGCCCTGCCTAGGTGCCACCCCGCGCTCGGGCTGGGCCGTGGACCCGTTCGGGCACAGCTCCaccatgccctacctgctgcggCGTGCCAACATCAGCAGCATGCTTATCCAGAGAGTTCACTACATCATCAAGAAGCATTTCTCTGCCACCCACAGTCTGGAGTTCATGTGGAGGCAGACGTGGGGTGAGGCCAGGCCAGGACAAGGAGCCCAGAGTTGCACCCGATCTGCATGGGTGGGGGGACACATCAGCCCCTGGCCCCTCTAGGCCCTGCCATCCGTCCCGAGGGTCTGAGCTTGTGTGAGCCTTTCTCCATGGGCCCTGGGGTCTCTGCAgccacccctccccccagccaCCCCCATTGTCCAGACAACTTTGTCTCACACCCGTCCCCCAGTCATGCCTGTGTGCCCCCACAGACTCGGACGCCAGCACGGATATCCTCTGCCACATGATGCCTTTCTACAGCTACGACATCCCCCACACCTGTGGCCCCGACCCCAAGATCTGCTGTCAGTTTGACTTCAAACGCTTGCCCGGTGGCCGCATCAACTGTCCCTGGAAGGTGCCGCCTCGGACTATCACGGAGGCCAATGTGGCCGAGAGGTACGTGCCGCTGCTGCCTCTGGAGCTTGGCCTGGGCCCTGCTACCAGAGATGGGCGCGGCCCAGCCCAGTGCTGGAAGGGGAGGCCACCCGGTGCTCATGCAGCCAGAagggcggggccagagagatagggcaggggttaaggcacttgtcttgcatgtagcagacccaggcttgatcccctgcATCTGAGCCCCATCCGGAATGATCCctgcacagccagttgtggccccaaaatcaaaacacaaaggtagaaggtctggagagatagcagagtggcgtttgccttgcaagcagccaatccaggaccaaaggtggttggttcaaatcctggtgtcccatatggtcccccgtgcctgccaggagctatttctgagcagacagccaggagtaacccttgacactgccgggtgtggcccaaaaaccaaaaaaaaaacaaacacaaaggtaGAAAAGAGTGATGGAAACAGTGACAGTGATTGTGTAGGAGTTGGACTGGCCTCAGGAATGGAAGGAGCCAAACTGGTTTTCACTTGCAGTGCTCGAATTGATTGGGGTTGTCTGAGGGGGTGAAACCTAACCGGTGTACTTGGAGAGAAAGTGTCTTTGTTTCTGGGGCTTGAGCTCAGTGGAGCCACGTCCCACCTCCTTACCTTCTCCCTGGCCTGCGCTTGGCTCCCAAGTCTTGTGATATGGCCCCCCTGTAGCTCCCTTGGAATATCTTGGGGCTCACATACCGCCCCCCCCATTGAGCGCCACTGGCCTGGGGTTTCATGCACATGCCAGGTGGATTAGAAGAGGTTGGAAATGTGCTCCGGGGCTGTCTCCCTGCATGCTTTGCATTATTCATTAatatgttttgggggccacacccagcagtgcttggagcttgctcctggctcgatgcttggaatcactcctggtggcaccaGGAACCTTATGGAACCCAGACTTGGCCACAGGCGAGGCGAGCGctctacccactgcattatctctttagcccctttaCCCGAGTTCAGATGGGAAGAAAGGAGGTAGGAGCTTGATGCAGATGGTCCTTGCTATATGTCCGGATATAGTTCGTTTGGACGCATGTTACCAGCCCAGATGTTCTTCTCACACTCTAGAGCagcggtcctcaaactttttaaacagggggccagttcactgtccctcagaccattggaggctggactatagtaaaaacaaaaactatgaacaaatttctatgcacactgcatatatcttattttgaagtgaagaaacaaaatgggaacaaatacggTATTTGGCCTGTGGACCATGGTTTGAGGACCACTCCTCTAGAGTCTGGGCTCAGGAGGGGtctaggaaggtttttttttgttttgtttttttttgtttttttgttttttttttggtttttgggtcacacccagcgttgctcaggggtgactcctggctgtctgctcagaaatagctcctggcaggcatgggggaccatatgggacaccgggattcgaaccaaccacctttggtcctgggtcggctgtttgcaaggcaaacaccgttgtgctatctctccgggcccaggggtcTAGGAAGGTTTTAGCTGCTCTGGGTCATTCAGCGCAGGGCAACTGGGGGATCAGAACCCAAGtccagggtcagagtgatagtacagcggtagggcatttgccttgcatgcagatgatccaggacagacctgtgtgcaatccccagcatcctatatggtcccctgagcctgcaaaaaaagaaaagaactgagcCCAGAGTCTTGAGTCCTACGGCAGACAAGATTCCCCTTTAGCTCCAGACAGAGATTGAGGAGGTTCTGGAGGAGGGGTTGGGACCTGTGGGCATCAGTGTCCCCCATCCCCGTGTCAGCACCTTCCCGCGGCTCCCCCAGGGCCACCCTGCTCCTGGACCAATACCGTAAGAAGTCACGGCTCTTCCGCACCAACGTGCTCCTGGTCCCACTGGGCGACGACTTCCGCTATGACAAGCCCCAGGAGTGGGACGCTCAGTTCTCCAACTACCAGCGGCTCTTCGACTTCCTCAACAGCAAGCCCGAGCTGCACGTGCAGGTGGGGTTCCACAGGCGGACAGGCAGGTGGGCAGGGACCAGCCATGGGGGCACAGCTGATGTTGTGGACTGGGGTGCTCGCAGGCCCAGTTCGGCACCCTGTCCGAGTACTTTGACGCGCTCTACAAGAAGACGGGCGTGGAGCCGGGCGTCCGGCCTCCCAGCTTTCCTGTGCTAAGCGGGGACTTCTTCTCCTACGCCGATCGGGAGGACCACTACTGGACTGGCTACTTCACCTCCCGACCGTTCTACAAGAGCCTGGACCGGGTCCTGGAAGCTCACCTGCGGTGAGCTCCCCATCTCTTTCCCAAtcgtcctccccaccccatccccttaACCTTAAACCTGGGCTATGGGGCAAGAGCACAGAAGGGGCACACGGGTGCTGCCATCTCTCCACAGCGGTGCTGAGATCCTCTACAGCCTGGCTGTGGCGCACGCCCGACGCTGCCAGCTAGCCAGCCAGTACCCACTCTCCAACCTGGCGCTGCTCACAGATGCACGGCGTGCCCTGGGGCTATTCCAGCACCATGATGCCATCACAGGCACTGCCAAGGAGGCTGTGGTGGTGGACTACGGGGTCAGGTGAAGCCCAAGCGGCGGTAGTGCTGGGTGGGTGCAGGACACGCCTGCAGGCTCGGGTGTAGGGGGAGAAGTTATTCTTGCCACTGTCCTGTTCCTGCCCAGGCTACTTCGTGCGTTGCTGGGCCTGAAGCAAGTTATCGTCAATGCGGCTCATTTCCTGGTACTGGCAGACAAGGCCACCTACCGCTTCGACCCCGACACCCCCTTCCTGCAGATGGTGAGCTGGGTGGGGGTGCTGGGGGCAGCCGGGATAGGGCGGATGCCCAGCCCAGTCCAGTCCAGCACTGTCCCCCTGCTTGTGGGTCCAGGATGACAGCCGCGCCAGCCACGATGCCCTGCCTGAGCTCACTGTGATCCAGCTGGATGCTGCGCCCCGGTGAGCACCCTCCCTTCCGCCCTGGGTCTCTCTTGCTGGCCAGCGAGGACGGGAACTGGCAGAGCCAGGGACTAGCCCATATGTCCCTCCCACCAGGTACGTGGTGCTGTTCAACCCACTGGACCAGGAGCGGCTCAGCTTGGTGTCCCTGCTGGTCAACACACCCCACGTGCGCGTCTTCTCAGAGGATGGGCAACCCCTGGCCGTGCAGGTCAGCGCCCACTGGAAGTCAGCCACTACCACGGCCCCCGACATCTACCAGGTGAGATGCTGTGTCTCTCTGCCAATGCTGCTCAGCCATGTCACAGCCACTCGACACTGAAGCCCGTCTGGTGCCCCTGTAGGTGTCTGTGCCCCTCCGCCTGCCTGCTCTGGGCCTGAGTGTGCTGCAGCTGCAGGCGGGCCAGGCCGGGGCCCACTCGCTGGCTTCCTCCACGAGGGTCTACCTCCACGGTCGGCGGCTGTCAGTCAGTAAGCCTGGGGCCTTCCCCCTGCGTGTCCTCGATGCCGGCGCTGGTGACTTCTCTCTCAGCAACCAGTACATGCAGGTCTGGTTCTCAGGCCTCACGGGGTTGCCCAAGGTAAGGGCGCGGGGTTAAGAGCGGACCCAGCGGGGATCCTAGGCGGGAGGCACTGGGGGGTGTCAGGCCGGTCCTTGGGGCAGGCCTGACATGCTGCTGTGGGGCCAGGGGTCAGGGCTGTGTTTCTCGGCAGAGTGTCCGAAGGGTAGAC from Suncus etruscus isolate mSunEtr1 chromosome 11, mSunEtr1.pri.cur, whole genome shotgun sequence harbors:
- the MAN2A2 gene encoding alpha-mannosidase 2x; this encodes MKLKKQVTVCGAAIFCVAVFSLYLMLDRVQHDPSRHQNGGNFPRSQISVLQNRIEQLEQLLEENHEIISHIKDSVLELTAHAEGSPALLPYHTANGSWVVPPEPRPSFLSVSPQDCQFALGGQGQKPELQMLTVSEELPFDNVDGGVWKQGFDISYSPHDWDAEDLQVFVVPHSHNDPGWVKTFDKYYAEHTQHILNSMVTKLQEDPRRRFLWAEVSFFAKWWDNISTQKRNAVRRLVGNGQLEMATGGWVMPDEANSHYFALIDQLLEGHQWLERNLGATPRSGWAVDPFGHSSTMPYLLRRANISSMLIQRVHYIIKKHFSATHSLEFMWRQTWDSDASTDILCHMMPFYSYDIPHTCGPDPKICCQFDFKRLPGGRINCPWKVPPRTITEANVAERATLLLDQYRKKSRLFRTNVLLVPLGDDFRYDKPQEWDAQFSNYQRLFDFLNSKPELHVQAQFGTLSEYFDALYKKTGVEPGVRPPSFPVLSGDFFSYADREDHYWTGYFTSRPFYKSLDRVLEAHLRGAEILYSLAVAHARRCQLASQYPLSNLALLTDARRALGLFQHHDAITGTAKEAVVVDYGVRLLRALLGLKQVIVNAAHFLVLADKATYRFDPDTPFLQMDDSRASHDALPELTVIQLDAAPRYVVLFNPLDQERLSLVSLLVNTPHVRVFSEDGQPLAVQVSAHWKSATTTAPDIYQVSVPLRLPALGLSVLQLQAGQAGAHSLASSTRVYLHGRRLSVSKPGAFPLRVLDAGAGDFSLSNQYMQVWFSGLTGLPKSVRRVDEEREHWLGMELLVYGTRTSKDKSGAYLFLPDGEAQPYVPKELPVLRVTEGPFFSEVATHYEHVHLVVRLYNLPGVEGLSLDVSCLVDIRDYVNKELALRVHTDIKSQDVFFTDLNGFQVQPRRRLRKLPLQANFYPMPVMAYIQDAQSRLTLHTAQALGVSSLSDGQLEVILDRRLMQDDNRGLGQGLKDNKKTRNHFRLLWERRQVTSSHQVPEPLTTSYPSLLSHLTAAHLSAPVQALPVALGQTPGPSLRSFHPLGSPLPCDFHLLNLRSLPAEEESLPSGEAALILHRKGFDCGLEAKNLGFNCTTSQGKVALGTLFQGLDVTFLQPSSLTLLYPLASPSNSTDIYLEPMEVATFRLRLG